A segment of the Bacillus sp. es.034 genome:
ATCCCAGCCCCCCATGAGTGGATGACTTTCCGGGAAACCCTTGAATAAATATGTTGTAGTCGTACATTCCAATCCCCTTTCATCGTTGTTATTGAGTTGGATACCTTGAATGAGATTTAATGTTAATCCATTCAATTAGTTTAGATTTACATGATCTGTAAGAGAATAAATAAATCTTTTAAAAGACTATTCCTGGAAACGTTTCCACAAAACCTCCTAGAAACCTATTTCATTTTTAATTTACGAGTTGGATATCATTCAGAAAATGAAAACGTTGTTTATAGGGCTTCTTGCAGCTGCCTGTACATAATAGGGTCATTCTGGAGCTGATAATAGCACAAAAACTTTGATGTTTAGTTTAGTTGAGTGGATAATACTTATTCATCCAAAAAAAATTTGATTTAAATAATGTGGAAACGTTTCCACTTATTTAAATCAAATTATACATACTTAGTAAACCACTTTCAATGATTTTTTTGAAAATTTATAAAATTATATTCATTTATCCTGAATCTCCAAATGTCTTTTAATTATTTGCTTCTCTCTCCATTGTTGACTCCCTTTCAATAAGAGTCGGATAAAAGAGGACAGTTTCTTTGATTATTTGTTTTTCCTTTATTGCTTTCACCATGATTTCGATAGCCCTTTGACCCATTTCTTTAATTGGCGTTCGTATAGTCGTAAGCATAGGATATAAGATTTCCGCATATTGAGAATCATCAAAACCAACAACTGACAATTGCTCGGGAATTCTAATATTCAGCTCCCTTGCAGCTTTGTAGACACCAACAGCCACACTGTCGCTAACCGCAAAGATTGCCGATGGCCTATCATTTTTTTGCAACAATCTCATTGCATTTTTATAACCGCTTTCAATATAAAACTTGTCAAAAATCACATAATCGTCCTTTATAGGAACGCCTCTTTCATTCAAGGCTAACTTGTACCCTTGGTGCCTTTCGATGGATGCGTAAGTTTCAGGATCCCCGCCGATAAAGGCAATATCCTTATGCCCTAAATCCAGAAGATGTCTCATCGCTTTATATGCTCCATCAACATTATCAACTATGATCTCATTTAGAATTAATTTCGGGAATTTCCCCCCTAATATGACCACTGGCAGCTCAGGATAGTTTTCCTTCAATTCTTCTATATTTCCATCATCAGCCTCTGGAGATGAAAAGATGATTCCATCGACTCCTTTAGCAATCAGTAGGTGTATATACTCTGCTTCTTTCTGCAAATTGTTATCTGTATTACATAAAAAGATGTTAAATCCATGACTATTTGCTCGATCCTCTATTGTTCTAGTCAGATCTGAATAAAAAATATTCTTTATATCAGGTATGATTAAACCAAGAGTTAATGTTTGTTTCTTCTTCATTGCAGCAGCTACCAGACTTCCTTGGTAGTTAAGCTTCTTAACTGCATTAAGAACCTTTTCTTTCGTTTTTTCACTTGTATACCCGCTCTTATTAAGAACTCTTGACACTGTGGAGATTGAAACATTAGCTTCTTTTGCAACTTCCTTTATTGTTACCAATACTGACACATCCTTATGGAAACGTTTCCTCTTTTTTTACCAGTATTATAATTCTACTATAATTCTACAAAATTTGTCGATTTCCTTTTATTGATAAGTGAACAAATGTAAAAATACCCCTATCTTCTAAATGAATTTACATGATAGTTATACATATTGGGGTGTATGTTCATGATCATCCGTTAAGCTGACAGTTACATGAACAGTTACCTCTTTACTTAGGTCACTATCCCACCCCATATGAATACATATGAAAGGGAGGAGGAATGACCAATATGATTCTTAAGATGATTGACTTGAGTTTAATGGCTGAACACCTGCCTGTTCATAAAGCTGAATTGGATAAGTTAGCCTCGTATATATGTACCATTCAAAACCCGGAGATCAAAAAGGCTGCGACAGAGCAGTACATGATTATGCAAAACCACGTGAAAGTAATGATTGCGCTTATGGATCCTGTTCAAAATGAAACGATCAGTATTGAGGACCTCCATAAGTGGGACCCTGTTCCATTTAACTGTCAACAAAAATATACAAGCATGAGCCAGGAGAATATCCTAAAAGAACTGGCCACTACTGCCGAATCCATGGCGAACAAAAACTTCAACTCTGGGCTAAGAATGAAAGCTGAAAATGTCCGCAACATTCATATTCATATGGCCCTGCAGCAAAGCACGATGCTTAACCGTTACAATGCCCTAATGGATAAATTCATCAAAGATACAGCCCCTGTAAGTTCGAGAAAAGAGCAGGAAGAAACGATGGAGACATTTAGAAAGATGTTTCACCTTTAAAGGAAGCACGGGGACGGTTCCCGTGCTTCTTTCTTTAAAACGTCGCAGTATTATTCGACTGATCTGCCTTCACACAATCAATCGCAATCACAAGAGCCAGAATCATCGTCTCCATCTCTTCCTCCAGTATCTGCACCCTGTAACTGTCGCCCCAACTGAACCATTTCTTGCCTACTTCACCAACGACTCTCCCCTGATGTAACACCTGAAAGTCCATATCCATCCAGTTTCCTTCCACTTCAATGCCTGCCGCATCAATAGAATACTTGGCCTTCAGAAAGGATAATTCTTTCTTGATCGTCACGACCTCTTCACTATTCACCTCAACAAAGAACGTCGGCAGAAAGCTCAACACCTTTTTCGTGATCAGGGCCACTTCTTCCCGGTCCTGATTCATGATGGAGAATGTCTTCGGGACCTTCATGAAGCTTCCTTCGACATAATAGACGTCCTGCTCGTCCTGGTCCTTTACGGTGAATTTTTCACTGAGACTGAACACTTTCTGTTTGATGTAAAGCTGTTTCATATCAGTTCCCCCATTTTACGTCTTTCCTTTATATACGATTGAGATGGGGATAAGTTCCAGTCATTCCTCAACATTTTACCTACTCCACATAAAAAAGCCATCCCTCACAAAAGGAATGGACCATACTCTCTCTTTATCTCTCACACGCCCAGTCATCTTTATCCCGGTCATGCTTCGATGCATAAGCAGGATGATCGGAAGGGACTCCATCCGGATAAACTTTTCTCAGTTCGGTACAGTTTTGATAGTACTCTTGTTGTTGGGCAGCTGCCGGTTCTTCCGTTGTTGCACTTGAGCTGGATTTAGAAGTTGTAGATGCTGTCGTTGTCTTCTTTTCTTCCTTTGGATCCAGGTCCCCTTTAGTGGTGCCATTTTCACCGTAAGCCCAGAGGCCCGTTCCATTCTCCCTTGCTTCCCGGGCGAATTTCACGAAGTACTCGCTGTATTTGACATCCGGATTATAGGTCGACGGCTCTGCATATCCGTTTAACACCAGGTCGGCATTGAACATCTTGGTCCGGATCTCTTCTTCGTCCATGTCATCCTTAGGAATCTCAAGCCAAATAAGACGCAGGGAACGATTGTACCGGTCCGTTTCCGACACATCTTTTTGTAACCAGACCGTCTTGCCTTCTAACTTTTCCGTCGTATAGTTACTTGCTTCTTTTCCGTATTCTTCTGTTCTCGTTGTGGATTCCGGGGTGTTGACGCCTATGAACCGGACTTTTCTTCCATCCTTCAATTCGACTGTATCGCCATCTACCACTCGGGAAACCAGCACTTCTTCCAATCCGAATGTCTCGGAAAGCTCTTGTTGCTCTTTCTCAGCTTTTGCTTTTTCCTTTGCCGCCGTCTCTTCTTCTTCCTTGGCTTTCTTCTCTTCTTCCGCTTTCTTTTCTTCCTCTGCTTTTGGCTGTTGGTCGGCTTCATTCTCAGCATTCTCAGTAGCTACTTGATCCACTTGATCTGATGGAGATGCACAGCCCCCGAGGATAATCCCGAGAATCCCGATTGTTATCAACCCACTTGAAAACATCCTTCTGACTTTTCTCTTTTGAGAAGTTTGGTATAAACCAAACACCACAATCAATAGTCCCACCCATGCTGCAGGCGTCATCATCGCCATGAGCAAGGTGAGAATGACGGCGATGGCAGCCAAGATCATAGGTAATCCTTTCATTTCAGCACCTCATCACATTTTTTCGTTCAAACCGTTCACGATTCCCTTCGACTGACCGCAAAATTTTTAACAGATTAGTATATTAATTGTATTATAAAATGGCTTATTTATCAGATAATATCGCAATTTAGTGAAGGTTTTTCTGTACGAGCAGAAAAAAAGAATGCAAAAAGGGATCAGTCCCCCAACTTTCAGGCAGATCCCTAAAACGCATCTTTCACCTTCCCAAACGATTCATTTTATTATGTTGTTTTCTTTTCACCCATGTTAAGAAAAACAGGTCTGTCCGCCTACTAAAATAGATAGAATCCGCTCAAAATCTTTCTCACTTATTGAAAAATTCAAA
Coding sequences within it:
- a CDS encoding LacI family DNA-binding transcriptional regulator codes for the protein MVTIKEVAKEANVSISTVSRVLNKSGYTSEKTKEKVLNAVKKLNYQGSLVAAAMKKKQTLTLGLIIPDIKNIFYSDLTRTIEDRANSHGFNIFLCNTDNNLQKEAEYIHLLIAKGVDGIIFSSPEADDGNIEELKENYPELPVVILGGKFPKLILNEIIVDNVDGAYKAMRHLLDLGHKDIAFIGGDPETYASIERHQGYKLALNERGVPIKDDYVIFDKFYIESGYKNAMRLLQKNDRPSAIFAVSDSVAVGVYKAARELNIRIPEQLSVVGFDDSQYAEILYPMLTTIRTPIKEMGQRAIEIMVKAIKEKQIIKETVLFYPTLIERESTMEREANN
- a CDS encoding LURP-one-related family protein; the encoded protein is MKQLYIKQKVFSLSEKFTVKDQDEQDVYYVEGSFMKVPKTFSIMNQDREEVALITKKVLSFLPTFFVEVNSEEVVTIKKELSFLKAKYSIDAAGIEVEGNWMDMDFQVLHQGRVVGEVGKKWFSWGDSYRVQILEEEMETMILALVIAIDCVKADQSNNTATF
- a CDS encoding thermonuclease family protein; this encodes MKGLPMILAAIAVILTLLMAMMTPAAWVGLLIVVFGLYQTSQKRKVRRMFSSGLITIGILGIILGGCASPSDQVDQVATENAENEADQQPKAEEEKKAEEEKKAKEEEETAAKEKAKAEKEQQELSETFGLEEVLVSRVVDGDTVELKDGRKVRFIGVNTPESTTRTEEYGKEASNYTTEKLEGKTVWLQKDVSETDRYNRSLRLIWLEIPKDDMDEEEIRTKMFNADLVLNGYAEPSTYNPDVKYSEYFVKFAREARENGTGLWAYGENGTTKGDLDPKEEKKTTTASTTSKSSSSATTEEPAAAQQQEYYQNCTELRKVYPDGVPSDHPAYASKHDRDKDDWACER